The Opitutales bacterium ASA1 genome window below encodes:
- the urtB gene encoding urea ABC transporter permease subunit UrtB, producing MSFSRVLFAAALFVLLELSAFAAEPPRETIARAVLAPDTSTRRDLISSLAGKGDEDLAALLDAWRVAPLYVYESEITGRVAVQLVGPKDGNGAQDAIRVDDGSPLVDAAGTPLRLVDSTLASVRITTPLRAAIKSVLDLLDLNSPVASRRIDAIKTLGFSQDTEKEPLLRERLDTETDSKVRIALREAIALIHLASADKDTRLAALGELRELHTLSSYGLLESTFRDAQASGDTAIAEAARVAIRAVDSHRAKVDFLGTLFRGVSLGSILLVVALGLAITFGLMGVINMAHGEMIAVGAYTTYVVQNLFGAGLVIPFFGMNLGLPGMNLQGWGYQTYFIFALPVSFLAAAVVGIGLERSVIQFLYRRPLESLLATWGVSLVLQQIFRLMFGANNVQVSSPSYLSGNWTIDDVTLGWNRVFVIGFAILLVFGVWLVLTKTPLGLLIRAVMQNRRMAACMGVRTERVNMLTFGLGSGLAGLAGAFVSQINNVGPALGQSYIVDSFMVVVVGGVGNVLGTVISALGIGAIDNVFQQYLPAWVTEAGAIPWIGNFLQNLGQDSAVFGKILVLAGIILFLQWRPAGIFVTRSRNLEG from the coding sequence CGCGACTTGATCTCCTCGCTCGCCGGCAAGGGAGACGAAGACCTCGCCGCGCTACTCGATGCGTGGCGAGTCGCGCCTCTCTATGTCTACGAGTCGGAGATCACCGGTCGCGTGGCGGTCCAACTCGTCGGACCCAAGGACGGGAACGGAGCACAAGACGCGATCCGCGTCGACGACGGCTCACCGCTCGTCGATGCCGCCGGCACGCCACTCCGACTCGTCGACTCCACGCTCGCGTCGGTCCGGATCACCACGCCTCTGCGCGCCGCGATCAAGTCCGTACTCGACCTGCTCGACTTGAACTCGCCGGTCGCTTCGCGGCGTATCGACGCAATCAAGACGCTCGGCTTTTCCCAAGACACCGAGAAGGAACCGCTCCTGCGTGAGCGGCTCGACACGGAGACGGATTCGAAAGTCCGCATCGCGCTCCGCGAAGCGATCGCTCTCATTCACCTCGCCTCGGCGGACAAGGATACGCGGCTCGCCGCACTCGGCGAATTGCGCGAATTGCACACGCTCTCCAGCTACGGCCTTCTCGAGTCGACGTTCCGCGATGCTCAGGCCTCCGGCGACACGGCGATCGCCGAAGCGGCTCGCGTGGCCATTCGCGCCGTCGACAGTCATCGCGCGAAGGTCGATTTTCTCGGCACGCTCTTCCGCGGCGTCAGCCTAGGCAGCATCCTGCTCGTGGTCGCGCTCGGACTCGCGATCACCTTCGGTTTGATGGGAGTCATCAACATGGCCCACGGCGAGATGATCGCCGTCGGCGCCTACACGACCTACGTCGTGCAGAATCTCTTCGGGGCCGGCTTGGTGATTCCGTTCTTCGGAATGAACCTCGGTCTTCCCGGCATGAATCTCCAAGGCTGGGGGTACCAGACTTACTTCATCTTCGCGTTGCCCGTCAGTTTTCTCGCCGCCGCCGTGGTCGGCATCGGTCTCGAACGCAGCGTGATCCAGTTCCTGTATCGACGACCGCTCGAAAGCCTGCTCGCGACATGGGGCGTTTCGTTGGTGCTGCAACAAATCTTCCGGCTGATGTTCGGCGCGAACAACGTACAAGTCTCCAGCCCGAGCTACCTCAGCGGCAACTGGACGATCGACGACGTCACGCTCGGCTGGAATCGCGTGTTCGTGATCGGCTTCGCCATCCTCCTCGTCTTCGGCGTCTGGCTGGTGCTGACGAAGACGCCGCTCGGCCTGCTCATCCGCGCCGTGATGCAGAACCGCCGCATGGCCGCATGCATGGGCGTGCGCACCGAGCGGGTGAACATGCTCACCTTCGGTCTCGGCAGCGGGCTCGCCGGACTCGCCGGCGCGTTCGTCAGCCAGATCAACAACGTCGGTCCCGCACTGGGCCAGAGCTACATCGTCGACTCGTTCATGGTCGTCGTCGTCGGTGGCGTCGGTAACGTCCTCGGCACGGTCATCAGCGCCCTCGGCATCGGCGCGATCGACAACGTGTTTCAACAATACCTGCCGGCGTGGGTGACCGAAGCGGGAGCCATTCCGTGGATCGGCAACTTCCTCCAAAACCTCGGTCAGGACTCCGCCGTGTTCGGCAAGATCCTGGTGCTCGCCGGGATCATCCTCTTCCTCCAATGGCGCCCCGCGGGCATCTTCGTGACGCGCAGCCGCAACCTCGAGGGATGA
- the urtC gene encoding urea ABC transporter permease subunit UrtC: MTTPSTPPSPAPAAKSPFSDRRLRTELSIVGIVAVLLLVVFPLLNAWGVVSNFQLQLWGKYLSYALLAISVDLLWGYTGLLSLGQGLFFALGGYMHGMYLMRMIGELGQYKMPIPDFLVFLGWTELPSFWKPFDSFAFAMLMVLLVPGLLAYGFGYLAFRSRIKGVYFSILTQALTYAAMTLFFRNNLLMGGNNGFTDFKFVLGHSLVDPEQGPATMRGLFIATGITLLLVYGLCRWLSTTKFGLVQRAIRDGENRVLFSGYASAHFKLFIFVLSALIAGIGGALYTPQAGIINPEEMKPANSLEAVVWVAVGGRGTLLGPILGAVGVNWLKSWATRAYPDLWLIILGGLFILVVLFLPGGLVSLPKRLAALWRKLRGGDKTPDTAPSPAPSATKS, encoded by the coding sequence GTGACCACGCCCTCGACTCCTCCATCGCCCGCACCCGCCGCCAAGTCGCCGTTCTCGGACCGCCGTCTCCGCACCGAGCTCTCGATCGTCGGCATCGTCGCCGTGCTGCTGCTCGTCGTCTTCCCGCTGCTCAACGCGTGGGGCGTCGTAAGCAATTTTCAACTACAGCTCTGGGGCAAGTACTTGAGCTACGCATTGCTCGCGATTTCGGTCGACCTCCTTTGGGGCTACACCGGTCTGCTCAGTCTCGGCCAAGGGCTCTTCTTCGCGCTCGGCGGCTACATGCACGGGATGTATCTCATGCGGATGATCGGCGAACTCGGGCAGTACAAGATGCCGATCCCGGACTTCCTGGTCTTTCTCGGCTGGACGGAACTGCCGAGCTTCTGGAAGCCGTTCGACAGTTTCGCGTTCGCGATGCTGATGGTCCTGCTCGTCCCCGGCCTGCTCGCCTACGGCTTCGGTTACCTCGCGTTCCGCTCGCGCATCAAGGGCGTCTACTTCTCGATCCTGACCCAGGCGCTGACCTACGCCGCGATGACGTTGTTCTTCCGCAACAACCTCCTCATGGGCGGCAACAACGGCTTCACCGATTTCAAGTTCGTCCTCGGCCACTCGCTCGTGGATCCCGAGCAAGGACCGGCGACGATGCGCGGCCTGTTCATCGCGACGGGCATCACGCTCCTGCTCGTCTATGGGCTTTGCCGTTGGCTGAGCACGACGAAGTTCGGCCTCGTCCAACGCGCGATCCGCGACGGCGAGAATCGTGTACTTTTCAGTGGATACGCGTCCGCGCACTTCAAGCTCTTCATTTTCGTCCTCTCCGCCTTGATCGCGGGCATCGGCGGCGCCCTCTACACGCCGCAGGCCGGCATCATCAACCCGGAAGAGATGAAGCCCGCCAACTCGCTCGAAGCAGTCGTGTGGGTCGCGGTCGGCGGTCGCGGCACGCTGCTCGGTCCGATCCTCGGCGCGGTCGGCGTGAACTGGTTGAAGAGCTGGGCCACCCGCGCCTATCCGGACCTCTGGCTGATCATTCTCGGCGGATTGTTCATCCTCGTCGTGCTCTTTTTGCCCGGTGGTCTCGTCAGTCTGCCGAAGCGTCTCGCGGCGCTCTGGCGCAAACTGCGCGGCGGCGACAAGACTCCCGATACCGCACCGTCTCCCGCGCCGTCCGCGACCAAGAGCTGA
- the urtD gene encoding urea ABC transporter ATP-binding protein UrtD: MAHPILTVEDVSKTYDGFKAISNLNFYLFAGELRTVIGPNGAGKSTFFDLITGRARPDRGKIEFDSSIDLTALNEYQINRLGIGRKFQTPSVFTEHTVWDNLVLSLAGSRGVFASIFHRLDSTARDRLDELLALIRLSDKRDRKGAELAHGEKQWLEIGMLLASDPKLLLIDEPAAGMTDEETHRTGELLIALSEKHSLVVVEHDMTFVRQIARQNKVTVLHQGTVLCEGRFDEVQSDPKVREVYLGRGKKH, from the coding sequence GTGGCCCACCCGATCCTCACCGTCGAAGACGTCTCGAAGACCTACGATGGCTTCAAGGCCATCTCGAACCTCAATTTCTACCTCTTCGCCGGCGAACTGCGCACGGTCATCGGCCCCAACGGCGCGGGCAAATCGACGTTCTTCGACCTCATCACCGGCCGCGCGCGCCCCGACCGCGGGAAGATCGAGTTCGACAGCTCGATCGATCTGACCGCGCTGAACGAATATCAGATCAACCGCCTCGGCATCGGCCGGAAGTTCCAAACGCCGAGCGTCTTCACCGAGCACACCGTCTGGGACAACCTCGTGCTTTCCCTCGCCGGTTCGCGCGGGGTGTTCGCCTCGATCTTCCATCGGCTCGATTCCACCGCGCGCGACCGACTCGACGAGTTGCTCGCGCTCATCCGCCTCTCCGACAAACGCGACCGCAAGGGCGCCGAACTGGCCCACGGCGAGAAGCAATGGCTCGAGATCGGCATGCTCCTCGCCTCCGATCCCAAGTTGCTGCTCATCGACGAGCCCGCCGCCGGCATGACCGACGAGGAGACGCACCGCACCGGCGAGCTGCTCATCGCGCTTTCCGAGAAGCACAGCCTCGTCGTCGTGGAGCACGACATGACGTTCGTCCGCCAGATCGCGCGGCAGAACAAGGTCACGGTCCTCCATCAAGGCACGGTCCTGTGCGAGGGTCGTTTCGACGAAGTCCAATCCGATCCAAAAGTCCGCGAGGTCTATCTCGGACGTGGAAAGAAGCACTGA
- the urtE gene encoding urea ABC transporter ATP-binding subunit UrtE encodes MITTATNPAPSEPAIAVPVVAVSRLETDIGGSRILRGVNLEVHAGEVVALMGRNGVGKTTTLRSITGVQPVRAGTISFCGQSILRMSADQRARAGIGYVPQGRDIFPHLTVEENLQVGLVVHARKGADARAALARVYDLFPILKDFLPRKGGVLSGGQQQQLAIARALLTNPKLLILDEPTEGIQPSIIDQIGDTLKKLKTPRAPSDVIDEAQQEVERIKQAVKHIKEEHSLAILLVEQYVDFCREVADRFYAMDRGVVTISGSIAELTDEVVRDHLQV; translated from the coding sequence GTGATCACCACCGCCACCAACCCCGCGCCTTCGGAGCCTGCGATCGCCGTTCCGGTCGTCGCCGTCTCGCGACTCGAAACCGACATCGGCGGCTCCCGCATCCTGCGCGGCGTGAACCTGGAGGTCCACGCCGGCGAAGTGGTCGCCCTCATGGGACGCAACGGCGTCGGCAAGACGACCACCCTCCGCTCCATCACCGGCGTCCAACCCGTGCGCGCCGGCACGATCTCGTTCTGCGGCCAATCGATCCTCCGCATGTCCGCCGACCAACGCGCCCGCGCCGGGATCGGCTACGTGCCGCAAGGACGCGACATCTTCCCGCACCTCACAGTCGAAGAAAACCTCCAGGTCGGCCTCGTCGTCCACGCCCGCAAAGGCGCCGACGCCCGCGCCGCGCTCGCACGCGTCTACGACCTATTTCCCATCCTCAAGGACTTCCTTCCGCGCAAAGGCGGCGTCCTCTCCGGAGGACAACAACAGCAGCTCGCCATCGCCCGCGCGCTCCTCACCAACCCGAAACTCCTCATCCTCGACGAACCCACCGAGGGCATCCAGCCGTCCATCATCGATCAGATCGGGGATACGTTGAAGAAGCTCAAGACCCCGCGCGCGCCTTCGGACGTCATCGACGAAGCACAGCAGGAGGTGGAGCGGATCAAGCAGGCGGTGAAGCACATCAAGGAGGAGCACTCGCTCGCCATCCTGCTCGTCGAGCAATACGTCGACTTCTGCCGCGAGGTCGCCGACCGCTTCTACGCCATGGACCGCGGCGTGGTCACCATCTCCGGCTCGATCGCCGAACTCACCGACGAAGTCGTGCGCGATCACCTACAGGTTTGA
- a CDS encoding urease subunit gamma: MHLTPREREKLMVVVAADLARRRQARGLKLNHPESVAIITYEIMEGARDGRSVADLMSFGTTILKRTDVMEGVPEMIHDVQVEATFPDGTKLVTVHQPIR, from the coding sequence ATGCACCTCACCCCGCGCGAACGCGAAAAACTCATGGTCGTGGTCGCTGCCGACCTCGCCCGACGCCGCCAAGCACGCGGCCTCAAACTCAACCACCCCGAATCCGTCGCGATCATCACCTACGAGATCATGGAAGGCGCACGCGACGGCCGCTCCGTCGCCGACCTCATGAGCTTCGGCACCACGATCCTGAAACGCACCGACGTGATGGAAGGAGTCCCCGAAATGATCCACGACGTCCAAGTCGAAGCCACGTTCCCCGACGGCACGAAACTCGTCACCGTCCACCAACCGATCCGCTGA
- a CDS encoding urease subunit beta, translating into MIPGEIIHADPHSKLAANVGLEAKTLSVSNTGDRPVQVGSHFHFFEVNAALEFDRAAARGFRLDIPAGTAVRFEAGDTKRVNLVALAGTREVHGLNGRINGKLDAAPKSGAKKRIRSPRKTRKAR; encoded by the coding sequence ATGATACCGGGAGAAATCATCCACGCCGATCCGCACTCGAAACTCGCGGCCAACGTCGGCCTCGAAGCGAAGACCCTCTCCGTGAGCAACACCGGCGATCGCCCGGTTCAGGTCGGTTCGCACTTCCACTTCTTCGAGGTCAACGCCGCCCTCGAGTTCGACCGCGCCGCCGCGCGCGGATTCCGCCTCGACATCCCGGCCGGCACTGCCGTCCGTTTCGAAGCCGGCGACACGAAGCGCGTGAACCTCGTCGCCCTCGCCGGCACTCGAGAAGTCCACGGGCTCAACGGCCGGATCAACGGCAAGCTCGATGCCGCACCGAAATCGGGCGCAAAGAAGAGGATTCGAAGCCCGCGGAAGACCCGCAAGGCTCGCTGA
- the ureC gene encoding urease subunit alpha, with protein sequence MPLELTRRQYAEMFGPTTGDRVRLADTELFVEVERDLVAEAAGYGNEIKFGGGKVIRDGMGQSPTATDAESLDLVITNALILDPLLGVTKADIGIKAGHIVGIGHAGNPGIQSGIGSVYPDPKTRKKNPMIVGACTEVIAGEGCIVTAGGIDSHIHFICPQQIDEAISSGITTMLGGGTGPAHGTLATTCTPGKWNIHRMLEAAEAYPMNLGFLGKGNCATPQPLEDQILAGAIGLKLHEDWGTTPAAIDNCLGVADDYDVQVAIHTDTLNEAGFVDDTIRAFKGRAIHTYHSEGAGGGHAPDIIRVCGEPNVLPSSTNPTRPYTVNTIDEHLDMLMVCHHLDSKIPEDVSFAESRIRPETIAAEDRLHDLGAISMTSSDSQAMGRIGEVISRTWQTAHKMKVQFGHLAGSAHAAADNFRVLRYLAKYTINPAITHGIAHVVGSLEVGKLADLVVFKPAFFGVKPELILKGGMIAWANMGDPNASIPTPQPTFYRPQFGAAGRALGSTNLTFVSKSSLRSKHGPKQLGLSRRLVAVERCREITKRDMVLNDALPKIEVDPETYTVKADGEHLVCEPAKVLPMAQRYFLF encoded by the coding sequence ATGCCCCTCGAACTCACCCGCCGTCAGTATGCCGAGATGTTCGGCCCCACGACCGGCGATCGCGTCCGTCTCGCCGACACGGAGTTGTTCGTCGAAGTCGAGCGCGACCTCGTCGCCGAAGCCGCCGGCTACGGCAACGAGATCAAGTTCGGCGGCGGCAAGGTCATCCGCGACGGGATGGGCCAATCGCCCACCGCGACCGACGCCGAGTCGCTCGACCTCGTGATCACGAACGCGTTGATCCTCGATCCGCTCCTCGGCGTGACGAAGGCCGACATCGGCATCAAAGCCGGCCACATCGTCGGCATCGGCCATGCGGGCAACCCCGGCATCCAGTCCGGCATCGGCTCCGTCTATCCCGACCCGAAGACACGCAAGAAGAACCCCATGATCGTCGGCGCGTGCACCGAGGTGATCGCGGGCGAAGGCTGCATCGTCACCGCCGGCGGGATCGATTCGCACATCCACTTCATCTGTCCGCAGCAGATCGACGAAGCGATCAGCTCCGGCATCACCACCATGCTCGGCGGCGGCACCGGTCCCGCCCACGGCACGTTGGCCACCACGTGCACGCCCGGAAAGTGGAACATCCACCGCATGCTCGAGGCCGCCGAGGCCTACCCGATGAACCTCGGCTTCCTCGGCAAGGGCAACTGCGCCACCCCGCAGCCGCTCGAGGACCAGATCCTCGCCGGTGCCATCGGCCTGAAACTCCACGAGGATTGGGGCACCACGCCCGCCGCGATCGACAACTGTCTCGGCGTGGCCGACGACTACGACGTCCAAGTCGCCATCCACACCGACACGCTCAACGAAGCCGGCTTCGTCGACGACACGATCCGCGCGTTCAAGGGCCGCGCCATTCACACCTACCACTCCGAAGGCGCAGGCGGAGGCCACGCGCCCGACATCATCCGCGTCTGCGGCGAGCCCAACGTCCTGCCGTCTTCCACCAACCCGACGCGACCCTACACGGTGAACACGATCGACGAGCATCTCGACATGCTCATGGTCTGCCACCACCTCGACTCGAAGATCCCCGAGGACGTCTCGTTCGCCGAATCGCGCATCCGCCCCGAGACGATCGCCGCCGAGGATCGCCTGCACGACCTCGGCGCGATTTCGATGACGTCCTCCGACAGCCAAGCGATGGGCCGCATCGGCGAAGTGATCAGCCGCACTTGGCAGACCGCGCACAAGATGAAGGTGCAGTTCGGGCACCTCGCGGGAAGCGCCCACGCCGCCGCCGACAACTTCCGCGTGCTGCGTTACCTCGCCAAGTACACGATCAACCCCGCGATCACTCACGGCATCGCCCACGTCGTCGGTTCGCTGGAGGTCGGCAAGTTAGCGGACCTGGTCGTGTTCAAGCCCGCGTTCTTCGGCGTGAAACCCGAACTCATCCTCAAGGGCGGCATGATCGCGTGGGCCAACATGGGCGACCCCAACGCCTCGATCCCCACGCCGCAACCGACCTTCTACCGCCCCCAGTTCGGTGCCGCCGGCCGCGCGCTCGGCTCCACCAACCTCACGTTCGTATCCAAGAGCTCACTACGCTCGAAACACGGTCCGAAGCAACTCGGCCTCTCGCGACGTCTCGTCGCCGTCGAGCGGTGCCGCGAGATCACGAAGCGCGACATGGTCCTCAACGACGCGCTCCCGAAGATCGAGGTCGACCCCGAGACCTACACCGTGAAAGCCGACGGCGAACACCTCGTCTGCGAACCCGCGAAGGTGCTCCCGATGGCACAGCGATACTTTCTGTTTTGA
- a CDS encoding urease accessory protein UreF, whose amino-acid sequence MPAPRTDEREFAATANPDWIARLLHASDSFYPTGSYAHSFGLEGLVQTGVVHDRATLRTFLLEEAVPALVGTDLAVAAQATAALRADPVAWKTVRELCFLGAALRGTREMRAASEAIGSQRITLAAMLHGGCAAEFDLRAREGAWPRPACVAAAIEGAAIGAPGDAVLAGLLYSNVAGVISAAVKLLRLGQNAVHTLLAEMLALTPDTIARARALPLEAIGTFNPWWDVASARHEHAEFRLFIS is encoded by the coding sequence ATGCCGGCGCCACGCACTGACGAGCGCGAGTTCGCCGCGACGGCAAACCCGGACTGGATCGCGCGGCTCTTGCACGCGAGCGATTCGTTCTACCCGACCGGATCCTACGCGCACTCGTTCGGATTGGAGGGGCTGGTGCAAACCGGTGTCGTGCACGATCGCGCGACGCTGCGCACGTTTCTCCTCGAGGAGGCGGTACCTGCGCTGGTCGGTACGGATCTCGCCGTCGCTGCACAGGCGACCGCCGCGCTCCGAGCCGACCCGGTCGCGTGGAAGACGGTGCGCGAACTCTGCTTTCTCGGTGCGGCGCTACGTGGAACGCGCGAGATGCGCGCCGCGTCCGAGGCTATCGGAAGCCAACGCATCACCCTCGCCGCGATGTTGCACGGAGGCTGCGCGGCGGAGTTCGATCTCCGCGCGCGCGAAGGTGCTTGGCCACGCCCCGCGTGCGTCGCCGCCGCGATCGAAGGCGCCGCCATCGGCGCGCCCGGCGATGCCGTGCTCGCGGGACTTCTCTACTCCAACGTCGCCGGCGTGATTTCCGCCGCGGTGAAACTCCTGCGCCTCGGTCAGAACGCCGTGCACACCCTCCTCGCCGAGATGCTCGCGCTCACACCGGACACGATCGCTCGCGCACGTGCGCTTCCACTCGAAGCCATCGGCACGTTCAACCCTTGGTGGGATGTCGCCAGTGCGCGTCACGAACACGCCGAGTTCCGCTTGTTCATCTCGTAG
- the ureG gene encoding urease accessory protein UreG yields the protein MTRPPRIGIGGPVGSGKTMLCLKLCETMRDRWSMAVVTNDIYTLEDAQFLQRNGALPAGRILGVETGGCPHTAIRDDTTMNEQAVRSLEAQFPDLQLVLVESGGDNLSATFSPELVDAFIYVIDVAEGDKIPRKGGPAIRFSDLMIINKIDLAPLVGADLDVMAHDSKRMRGERPFVFCDLKRGHNLADVVAWIEREVMFAGTPRHA from the coding sequence ATGACTCGTCCCCCACGTATCGGCATCGGCGGCCCCGTCGGATCCGGCAAGACCATGCTCTGTCTCAAACTCTGCGAGACCATGCGCGACCGCTGGTCCATGGCCGTGGTCACGAACGACATCTACACGCTCGAAGACGCGCAGTTTCTCCAGCGCAACGGAGCGCTCCCCGCCGGACGTATCCTCGGAGTGGAGACGGGCGGCTGCCCGCACACCGCGATCCGCGACGACACGACGATGAACGAGCAGGCCGTCCGCTCGCTCGAGGCGCAGTTTCCCGACCTCCAACTCGTGCTCGTGGAGAGCGGCGGCGACAACCTCTCCGCGACGTTCTCGCCCGAACTGGTCGACGCCTTCATCTACGTGATCGACGTGGCCGAAGGGGACAAGATACCGCGCAAAGGAGGCCCGGCCATCCGTTTCAGCGATCTGATGATCATCAACAAGATAGACCTCGCCCCGCTCGTCGGCGCCGACCTCGACGTCATGGCGCACGACTCCAAGCGCATGCGTGGCGAGCGACCGTTCGTCTTCTGCGACCTCAAGCGCGGGCACAACCTCGCCGACGTCGTCGCCTGGATCGAGCGCGAGGTCATGTTCGCCGGCACGCCGCGTCATGCCTGA
- a CDS encoding ABC transporter substrate-binding protein, with protein sequence MMSSRTFRRTALAVFALATSSFTVLAAPLKVAYSDWPGWTAFAIAGEKGWFKEAGVDVELLWFEYGPSMEAFGAGQVDAVMVTNGDALVTGAGGARNVMILVTDYSNGNDMVVALPGINSLKDLKGKKIGVEIGFVDHLLLLNGLKKAGMSESDVELVPTPTNQAPQVLASRQVDAVAAWQPNSGAALKAVPGSKAVYTSADEPGLIYDTVAVSPQSLAQRRADWVKFVKVWDRIVAYLADPKTRDDGIKIMAARAGVDPKEYADFMAGTKLLTLAEGAKVLAAQTDGFDSVLGSSKIADEFNVANGVYAEPQNVKSYIDASLMAEALKK encoded by the coding sequence ATGATGTCTTCACGCACGTTCCGCCGCACCGCGCTCGCCGTCTTCGCCCTCGCGACCAGCTCCTTCACCGTCCTCGCCGCACCGCTCAAGGTCGCCTACAGCGACTGGCCCGGCTGGACCGCCTTCGCCATCGCCGGCGAGAAAGGCTGGTTCAAGGAGGCGGGAGTGGACGTGGAGTTGCTCTGGTTCGAATACGGCCCGTCGATGGAGGCTTTCGGTGCCGGTCAGGTCGACGCCGTCATGGTGACCAACGGCGATGCCCTCGTCACCGGCGCCGGCGGCGCGCGCAACGTCATGATCCTCGTGACCGACTACTCCAACGGCAACGACATGGTCGTCGCGTTGCCCGGCATCAATTCCCTGAAGGACCTGAAGGGAAAGAAGATCGGCGTAGAAATCGGCTTCGTCGACCACCTGCTCCTGCTCAACGGCCTGAAGAAGGCCGGCATGTCGGAGTCGGACGTCGAACTCGTCCCCACGCCTACGAACCAAGCGCCGCAAGTTCTCGCTTCTCGCCAAGTCGATGCAGTGGCCGCATGGCAACCCAACTCCGGTGCCGCGCTCAAGGCCGTGCCCGGATCGAAGGCCGTCTACACCAGTGCCGACGAACCCGGGCTGATCTACGACACCGTCGCGGTCTCGCCGCAAAGCCTCGCTCAGCGCCGCGCCGACTGGGTGAAGTTCGTGAAAGTCTGGGACCGCATCGTCGCCTACCTCGCCGACCCGAAAACGCGCGACGACGGCATCAAGATCATGGCCGCCCGCGCCGGCGTCGACCCGAAGGAGTACGCCGACTTCATGGCCGGCACGAAACTGCTCACGCTGGCGGAAGGCGCGAAGGTCTTGGCCGCACAGACCGACGGCTTCGACTCGGTCCTCGGCTCCTCGAAGATCGCCGACGAATTCAACGTCGCCAACGGTGTCTACGCCGAACCGCAGAACGTGAAGAGCTACATCGACGCCTCCCTCATGGCGGAGGCGCTGAAGAAGTAG
- a CDS encoding ABC transporter ATP-binding protein, producing the protein MNPSVRTYPLPPYTEQSPAVAERFARLKQRPVVLRVDRLGKTFQGEAGPVDALRAVSFDVHRREFVCVIGPSGCGKSTLIRMLAGLDEPTSGRVLLDGREVHGPGPDRGMVFQGYTLFPWLTVKRNVMFGLEMRGMDRTRAEREALQWIDLVGLSRFTDAYPIQLSGGMKQRTAIARALANNPRILLMDEPFGALDAQTRCHMQTHLLEIWRNVDVTILFITHDLDEAILLADRILVLKAHPGEVQELIEVPVPRPRSAAQLLLPEFLATKARLEQLIHPPLDPSAQATAEPLPIVRLTQAGDEVE; encoded by the coding sequence ATGAACCCGAGCGTGCGCACGTATCCACTCCCTCCTTACACCGAGCAGTCGCCCGCGGTGGCGGAGCGTTTCGCGCGACTCAAGCAGCGCCCGGTCGTCCTCCGCGTGGATCGCCTCGGCAAGACGTTCCAAGGCGAAGCCGGCCCCGTCGACGCGCTGCGCGCCGTCTCGTTCGACGTGCATCGTCGCGAGTTCGTCTGCGTCATCGGTCCCTCCGGTTGCGGCAAATCCACGCTCATCCGCATGCTCGCCGGACTCGACGAACCCACGAGCGGCCGCGTGCTCCTCGACGGTCGCGAGGTCCACGGCCCGGGCCCCGATCGCGGAATGGTTTTCCAGGGTTACACGCTGTTTCCGTGGCTCACGGTGAAGCGCAACGTCATGTTCGGTCTCGAGATGCGCGGGATGGATCGCACGCGCGCCGAGCGCGAAGCCCTTCAATGGATCGACCTCGTCGGCCTCTCGCGCTTCACCGACGCCTACCCCATCCAACTCTCCGGCGGCATGAAGCAACGCACCGCCATCGCACGCGCCCTCGCCAACAACCCGCGCATCCTCCTCATGGACGAACCGTTCGGCGCGCTCGACGCGCAGACGCGCTGCCACATGCAGACGCACCTGCTCGAGATCTGGCGCAACGTCGACGTCACCATCCTCTTCATCACGCACGATCTCGACGAAGCCATCCTTCTCGCCGATCGCATCCTCGTACTCAAAGCGCACCCCGGCGAGGTGCAGGAATTGATCGAGGTCCCCGTCCCACGACCGCGCAGCGCCGCGCAGTTGTTGTTGCCCGAATTTCTCGCGACGAAAGCAAGGCTCGAGCAACTCATCCATCCGCCGCTCGATCCGTCCGCACAAGCGACCGCCGAGCCGCTTCCGATCGTCCGCCTCACTCAAGCCGGAGACGAAGTGGAATGA